Proteins encoded together in one Salarchaeum sp. JOR-1 window:
- a CDS encoding aldo/keto reductase, which produces MVENQSDTFDIGGDLTVHRLGFGAMRVTGEDIIGRPDDEQAAREVLQHARDVGVDFIDTADSYGPGVSERLIREALHPYDDVVVATKGGLLRNRDGDWLPQGDPDYLRNAHLASLDRLGVDSIDLYQYHRPDPEVDFAESIHALAELKDDGVIEHVGISNVSVEQLETARDIVDVATVQNNYNVANREHQDVLDACEEYDIGFIPYFPIGAGDLDEKESVVREIADAHDASVYQIALAWLLHTSDVTLPIPGTSSVDHLEENVAASALDLTDDELARLDA; this is translated from the coding sequence ATGGTCGAGAACCAGAGCGACACGTTCGACATCGGCGGCGACCTCACCGTGCACCGACTCGGGTTCGGCGCGATGCGCGTCACCGGCGAGGACATCATCGGCCGGCCCGACGACGAACAGGCCGCGCGCGAAGTCCTCCAGCACGCCCGCGACGTCGGCGTGGACTTCATCGACACCGCGGACTCCTACGGCCCCGGCGTGTCCGAGCGCCTCATCCGCGAAGCCCTCCACCCCTACGACGACGTGGTCGTCGCCACCAAGGGCGGCCTCCTCCGGAACCGCGACGGCGACTGGCTCCCGCAGGGCGACCCGGACTACCTGCGGAACGCCCACCTCGCCAGCCTCGACCGCCTCGGCGTCGACTCCATCGACCTCTACCAGTACCACCGCCCCGACCCCGAGGTCGACTTCGCGGAGTCGATTCACGCGCTCGCGGAACTGAAGGACGACGGCGTCATCGAGCACGTCGGCATCAGCAACGTCTCCGTCGAGCAACTGGAGACCGCGCGCGACATCGTGGACGTGGCGACCGTCCAGAACAACTACAACGTCGCGAACCGCGAACACCAGGACGTCCTCGACGCCTGCGAGGAGTACGACATCGGCTTCATTCCATACTTCCCTATCGGCGCGGGCGACCTCGACGAGAAGGAGTCCGTCGTCCGGGAGATAGCCGACGCGCACGACGCATCCGTCTACCAGATCGCGCTCGCGTGGCTCCTCCACACGTCGGACGTGACGCTCCCCATCCCGGGCACGTCCAGCGTCGACCACCTCGAGGAGAACGTCGCCGCGTCCGCCCTCGATCTCACGGACGACGAACTCGCGCGCCTCGACGCGTAA
- a CDS encoding haloalkane dehalogenase: MDTVQADDSRFADVPDYDYEPEYVETGDAEMAYVDTGAGAETFLCLHGEPTWGFLYRTMIPTLEERGRVVVPDLPGFGRSEKFTDRDDYTYHRLYDALETFLVELDLRDVTLVCQDWGGLLGLPVAANNPERFARLVPMNTGLPDGTGGMPDVWHEFLETVETAPALDVGEVVAGGCASDLDDAVVDAYRAPFPSEDHLAGARTLPGLVPLDPDDEAADPIADARERFADWEKPVFVLFSADDPITRPARGDLAGVFPTADDQPETWIPEAAHFLQEDAGETVAEEIVAFVDRT; encoded by the coding sequence ATGGACACCGTTCAGGCCGACGACTCTCGGTTCGCGGACGTGCCGGACTACGACTACGAACCCGAGTACGTGGAGACGGGGGACGCCGAGATGGCGTACGTGGACACGGGCGCGGGCGCGGAGACGTTCCTCTGCCTGCACGGCGAACCGACCTGGGGCTTCCTCTACCGGACGATGATTCCCACGCTCGAAGAACGCGGCCGCGTCGTCGTCCCCGACCTCCCCGGGTTCGGGCGCTCCGAGAAGTTCACCGACCGCGACGACTACACGTACCACCGGCTCTACGACGCCCTCGAAACCTTCCTCGTCGAACTCGACCTCCGGGATGTAACGCTCGTCTGCCAGGACTGGGGCGGCCTGCTCGGCCTGCCGGTCGCCGCGAACAACCCCGAGCGGTTCGCTCGCCTCGTCCCGATGAACACCGGCCTCCCCGACGGCACCGGCGGGATGCCCGACGTCTGGCACGAGTTCCTGGAGACCGTGGAGACCGCGCCCGCCCTCGACGTCGGCGAGGTGGTTGCCGGCGGCTGTGCGAGCGACCTCGACGACGCCGTCGTGGACGCGTACCGCGCGCCGTTCCCGAGCGAAGACCACCTCGCCGGCGCGCGCACGCTCCCCGGCCTGGTGCCGCTCGACCCCGACGACGAGGCCGCCGACCCGATCGCGGACGCCCGCGAGCGCTTCGCGGACTGGGAGAAACCCGTCTTCGTGCTGTTCTCCGCGGACGACCCGATCACGCGCCCCGCCCGCGGCGACCTCGCCGGCGTGTTCCCGACCGCGGACGACCAGCCGGAGACGTGGATACCGGAAGCCGCGCACTTCCTGCAGGAGGACGCCGGGGAGACCGTGGCGGAGGAAATCGTCGCGTTCGTCGACCGAACCTAG
- a CDS encoding VOC family protein produces the protein MSTPTPTPGIHHVTCIAGDPQANLDFWVETMGLRLVKRSVNQDDPETYHFFFADAEGTPGTSMTFFPWAEMRQGKVGSGQVSRTAFRVPEGSLDYWEERFDEHGVTYEARVERFGNEAGTAPENASGDAPQAETVLPFEDPDGLPVELVETEIPDDDPVVPWTEFAPAEHAIRGFHSVTLRIADTEPTMELLETMGLERAGSEQSPDDTPGDERTRFAAAGSVGRYVDVVSTAAGGRQGRGTVHHVAFQTPTDDDQSAMRDAVRSRGLSPTRQIDRHWFRSVYVREHGGVLFELATNDPGYDSDEPRSDLGGRLVLPGAFERRRDEIEAGLPAVTVPSSQTPDR, from the coding sequence ATGAGTACTCCAACGCCCACGCCGGGCATCCACCACGTGACCTGCATCGCCGGCGACCCCCAGGCGAACCTCGACTTCTGGGTGGAGACGATGGGACTCAGGCTGGTGAAGCGCTCCGTCAACCAGGACGACCCCGAGACGTACCACTTCTTCTTCGCGGACGCGGAGGGAACGCCCGGAACGAGCATGACGTTCTTCCCCTGGGCGGAGATGCGTCAGGGGAAGGTCGGGTCGGGGCAGGTGTCCCGCACGGCGTTCCGCGTGCCCGAGGGGAGCCTGGACTACTGGGAGGAACGCTTCGACGAGCACGGCGTGACGTACGAGGCGCGCGTCGAACGGTTCGGGAACGAGGCGGGAACCGCCCCGGAAAACGCGAGCGGCGACGCGCCGCAAGCAGAGACGGTGCTCCCCTTCGAGGATCCGGACGGCCTCCCGGTGGAACTCGTGGAGACCGAGATTCCGGACGACGACCCCGTCGTGCCGTGGACCGAGTTCGCGCCCGCGGAGCACGCGATTCGCGGGTTCCACTCGGTGACGCTCCGGATAGCGGACACGGAACCGACGATGGAACTCCTGGAGACGATGGGCCTCGAGAGGGCCGGGAGCGAGCAGTCGCCCGACGACACGCCCGGCGACGAGCGCACGCGGTTCGCCGCCGCCGGATCTGTTGGGAGGTACGTTGACGTGGTCTCGACCGCCGCGGGCGGCCGGCAGGGCCGGGGAACCGTCCACCACGTCGCGTTCCAGACGCCGACCGACGACGACCAGTCCGCGATGCGCGACGCCGTGCGGTCGCGCGGCCTCTCCCCGACCCGGCAGATAGACCGCCACTGGTTTCGCTCCGTCTACGTCCGCGAGCACGGCGGCGTCCTGTTCGAACTCGCGACGAACGACCCCGGGTACGACAGCGACGAACCGCGCTCCGACCTCGGCGGCCGCCTCGTCCTCCCCGGCGCATTCGAGCGTCGCCGCGACGAGATCGAGGCCGGCCTCCCCGCCGTGACGGTTCCGTCCTCGCAGACGCCCGACCGGTAA
- the gatE gene encoding Glu-tRNA(Gln) amidotransferase subunit GatE codes for MSEFDYESLGLVAGLEIHQQLDTAEKLFCGCPTTRREPEEAVRSFTRFLHPTKSELGEMDEAALEESQVEREFEYLAFDSTCLVEEDDEPPHRLDEEALDTALEISRLLDATVVDEAHVMRKVVIDGSNTSGFQRSTLLAQEGEIETSEGTVGIEDVMLEEESAQRVEETESGVRYGLDRLGIPLVEIGTKPDIRSPEQAREAAERIGMLLRSTGKVKRGLGTIRQDVNVSIADGARVEMKGVQSLDDIEDLVRLEVQRQVRLLDIAESLQSRDASVGDVQNVTDTFEATDSSVIRGALDSGGRVFAVPLYGFDGLVGTELQPDRRLGTEFSDHAKRHGAGGIFHTDELPAYGVTEDEVAALREAVDAGPEDAVAIVAAGADVAEGAIEAVAERARVAIEGVPEETRGANEGGTTEYLRPLPGAARMYPETDVPPVSPDPSEVEPPELLTEKVERYTNEYGLNEDVAEQVAYGRRWRLFEEAVEMGVDANLAARTLESTVTKLRRDDVPTDRLTADHFRGTFELVVADELTQEGVPELLAALAESPDSDPAVLADELGLGSVGEEEVRETIVEIVERNEDQIEDQGMGAFSALMGECMGALRGKADGELVSDVLREEVQKRA; via the coding sequence ATGAGTGAGTTCGACTACGAGTCCCTCGGACTGGTCGCGGGACTCGAAATCCACCAGCAACTCGACACCGCGGAGAAGCTGTTCTGCGGGTGTCCGACGACGCGCCGCGAACCCGAGGAGGCCGTGCGTTCGTTCACCCGATTCCTCCATCCGACGAAGAGCGAGCTCGGCGAGATGGACGAGGCCGCCCTGGAGGAGTCCCAGGTCGAGCGCGAGTTCGAGTACCTCGCGTTCGACTCCACGTGTCTCGTGGAGGAGGACGACGAACCGCCCCACCGGCTGGACGAGGAGGCGCTCGACACCGCGCTCGAAATCTCCCGGCTCCTGGACGCGACGGTGGTCGACGAGGCGCACGTGATGCGGAAGGTCGTCATCGACGGGTCGAACACGAGCGGGTTCCAGCGCTCCACGCTGCTCGCCCAGGAGGGCGAGATCGAGACGAGCGAGGGCACCGTGGGTATCGAGGACGTGATGCTCGAAGAGGAGTCCGCCCAGCGCGTCGAGGAGACCGAGTCCGGAGTTCGGTACGGACTCGACCGCCTCGGGATTCCGCTCGTCGAAATCGGCACGAAGCCCGACATCCGGTCGCCCGAGCAGGCCCGGGAGGCCGCCGAACGCATCGGCATGCTGTTGCGCTCGACGGGGAAGGTGAAGCGCGGTCTCGGGACGATTCGCCAGGACGTGAACGTCTCCATCGCGGACGGCGCGCGCGTCGAGATGAAGGGCGTGCAGAGTCTGGACGACATCGAGGACCTCGTGCGTCTCGAAGTCCAGCGCCAGGTTCGCTTGCTCGACATCGCGGAGTCGCTTCAGTCCCGGGACGCCTCGGTGGGCGACGTGCAGAACGTCACGGACACGTTCGAGGCCACGGACTCCTCGGTGATTCGGGGCGCGCTCGATTCGGGCGGCCGCGTGTTCGCGGTTCCCCTCTACGGCTTCGACGGCCTCGTCGGGACGGAACTCCAGCCGGATCGCCGGCTCGGCACGGAGTTCTCCGACCACGCGAAGCGCCACGGCGCGGGCGGCATCTTCCACACGGACGAACTGCCCGCGTACGGCGTCACCGAGGACGAAGTTGCGGCGCTCCGCGAGGCCGTGGACGCCGGCCCGGAGGACGCGGTCGCCATCGTCGCGGCGGGCGCGGACGTGGCGGAGGGCGCTATCGAGGCCGTCGCGGAGCGCGCCCGGGTCGCCATCGAGGGCGTGCCGGAGGAGACGCGGGGCGCGAACGAGGGCGGGACCACTGAGTACCTCCGCCCGCTCCCCGGCGCGGCCCGGATGTATCCGGAGACGGACGTTCCCCCGGTCTCGCCCGACCCGAGCGAGGTCGAACCGCCCGAACTCCTCACGGAGAAGGTCGAGCGCTACACCAACGAGTACGGTTTGAACGAGGACGTGGCGGAGCAGGTCGCGTACGGCCGGCGCTGGCGGCTGTTCGAGGAGGCCGTCGAGATGGGCGTGGACGCGAACCTCGCCGCCCGCACGCTCGAATCCACGGTGACGAAACTCCGCCGGGACGACGTGCCGACCGACCGCCTCACCGCCGACCACTTCCGCGGCACCTTCGAACTCGTCGTCGCCGACGAGCTCACGCAGGAGGGCGTCCCCGAACTCCTCGCGGCGCTCGCCGAATCCCCGGACTCCGACCCCGCCGTGCTGGCGGACGAACTCGGCCTCGGCTCCGTCGGTGAGGAAGAAGTCCGCGAGACTATCGTGGAGATCGTCGAGCGGAACGAAGACCAGATAGAAGACCAGGGGATGGGCGCGTTCTCCGCGCTGATGGGCGAGTGCATGGGCGCGCTCCGCGGGAAGGCCGACGGCGAACTCGTCTCGGACGTGCTGCGCGAGGAAGTGCAGAAGCGCGCCTAA
- a CDS encoding Lrp/AsnC family transcriptional regulator, whose translation MDERDVRLLKAISDLGTGSPERLHEETDIPVSTIHYRLNNLREAGVITNDLYDIDIEKFGLDVTVVVEVLADYNGPYDELGEEILAIEGVTQCFFTMGETDFVVVAHLPDSDDVERLIGEFEALDEVDRTNSTFVINELRDAQRALQSYSLDTLLEKLAEGD comes from the coding sequence ATGGACGAACGCGACGTTCGGCTCCTCAAGGCCATCAGCGACCTCGGCACCGGGAGCCCGGAACGCCTCCACGAGGAGACAGACATCCCCGTCTCGACGATCCACTACCGCCTCAACAACCTCCGGGAGGCCGGCGTCATCACGAACGACCTCTACGACATCGACATCGAGAAGTTCGGCCTCGACGTCACCGTCGTCGTCGAAGTGCTCGCGGACTACAACGGCCCATACGACGAACTCGGCGAGGAAATCCTCGCCATCGAGGGCGTCACGCAATGCTTCTTCACGATGGGCGAGACGGACTTCGTCGTCGTCGCCCACCTCCCGGACTCCGACGACGTGGAGCGCCTCATCGGCGAGTTCGAAGCCCTCGACGAGGTCGATAGAACCAACAGTACGTTCGTCATCAACGAACTCCGGGACGCACAGCGCGCCCTCCAGTCGTACTCCCTCGACACGCTCCTCGAAAAACTCGCGGAGGGCGATTAG
- a CDS encoding DMT family transporter: MKMKGILGAGFETALLFCLLALAWGTSFVAIEVGLHHVPPLLFAGLRYVIAGGVLLAVALVTADRRVPRTRDEWLHVGVVAVLVVGAYHGFLYLGEQYVPGAVAAVVISLTPVLTAPLAGALLPDDSLGLIEAAGLAFGVAGVAVIALPGSNVGSTNVLGVLLVFCGALSFALGSVASRPLDAGLPVQTTQAWAMLLGAGGLLLVGFLRGESLAGVAWNATSVGSLLYLSLVAGAGGYLLYFVLLERASPTEINLVGYAEPAVATLVSWVALGQVVEATTILGFAAILFGFALLKRRALLSVARATTRAAQGA; encoded by the coding sequence ATGAAAATGAAAGGGATTCTGGGAGCCGGATTCGAAACCGCGCTCCTCTTCTGCCTCCTCGCGCTCGCCTGGGGCACGTCGTTCGTCGCCATCGAAGTCGGACTGCATCACGTCCCGCCCCTCCTGTTCGCGGGTCTCCGGTACGTCATCGCCGGCGGCGTCCTCCTCGCCGTCGCCCTCGTCACCGCCGACCGCCGCGTCCCCCGCACCCGCGACGAGTGGCTGCACGTCGGCGTCGTCGCCGTCCTCGTCGTCGGCGCGTACCACGGCTTTCTCTACCTCGGCGAACAGTACGTTCCCGGAGCCGTCGCCGCCGTCGTCATCAGCCTCACCCCCGTCCTCACCGCGCCGCTCGCGGGCGCCCTCCTCCCCGACGACTCCCTCGGCCTAATCGAAGCCGCCGGCCTCGCGTTCGGCGTCGCCGGCGTCGCCGTCATCGCTCTCCCCGGATCCAACGTCGGCTCCACGAACGTCCTCGGCGTCCTCCTCGTCTTCTGCGGCGCGCTCAGCTTCGCGCTCGGCAGCGTCGCCTCCCGCCCCCTCGACGCCGGCCTCCCCGTCCAGACCACCCAAGCGTGGGCGATGCTCCTCGGAGCCGGTGGCCTCCTGCTCGTCGGATTCCTGCGCGGCGAATCCCTCGCGGGGGTCGCGTGGAACGCCACCAGCGTCGGCAGCCTCCTCTACCTCTCGCTCGTCGCCGGCGCCGGCGGCTACCTCCTCTACTTCGTCCTCCTCGAACGCGCCAGCCCCACCGAGATCAACCTCGTCGGGTACGCCGAACCCGCGGTCGCGACGCTCGTCAGCTGGGTCGCGCTCGGTCAGGTCGTCGAAGCAACGACTATTCTGGGGTTCGCCGCGATACTCTTCGGGTTCGCGCTCCTCAAGCGCCGCGCACTACTCTCGGTCGCCCGCGCCACGACCCGCGCCGCGCAAGGCGCCTAG
- a CDS encoding phosphatase PAP2 family protein gives MPSSLSPQTQYMAYVAIASLGAFALGAYVFLPDLKLRREIREFLRTDWKYLGVAWLLTFGVNELAKYHVETAFTDTVYAIEGATVGVFQTVTARPLTMLFVFAYLVGFPFVVLFTYFKLKAHDREQAYRYAAAYACLVLLAAPFFVFVPVKVTGYSLVSVRPLLYDLNSIVMAGTFATDTLMKSFPSLHTGLSTLAAIFAWKTGDRLYAWTVTVAAGCIVVSTFYLGIHWLLDAAFAVVLVLIAHEISQRIPLTFDLGALRGAGRGAGDRE, from the coding sequence ATGCCCTCCTCCCTCTCCCCGCAGACACAGTACATGGCGTACGTCGCCATCGCGTCGCTCGGGGCGTTCGCGCTCGGCGCGTACGTCTTCCTTCCAGACCTGAAGCTTCGGCGCGAGATACGCGAGTTCCTCCGAACGGACTGGAAGTACCTCGGCGTCGCGTGGCTGTTGACGTTCGGCGTGAACGAACTCGCGAAGTACCACGTGGAGACGGCGTTCACGGACACCGTCTACGCGATAGAGGGCGCGACGGTCGGCGTGTTCCAGACGGTGACGGCGCGCCCGCTCACGATGCTGTTCGTGTTCGCGTACCTCGTGGGCTTCCCCTTCGTCGTGCTGTTCACGTACTTCAAACTGAAGGCGCACGACCGCGAGCAGGCCTACCGGTACGCGGCGGCGTACGCGTGTCTCGTCCTGCTCGCCGCGCCCTTCTTCGTGTTCGTACCGGTGAAGGTGACAGGGTACTCGCTGGTGTCGGTGCGGCCGCTGTTGTACGACCTGAACTCCATCGTGATGGCGGGGACGTTCGCGACGGACACCCTGATGAAGTCGTTCCCCAGCCTCCACACGGGCCTCTCGACGCTCGCGGCTATTTTCGCGTGGAAGACCGGCGACCGCCTGTACGCGTGGACGGTGACGGTCGCCGCGGGCTGTATCGTGGTGTCCACGTTCTACCTCGGCATCCACTGGCTGCTCGACGCGGCGTTCGCGGTCGTGCTCGTGCTCATCGCGCACGAGATATCGCAGCGGATTCCGCTCACGTTCGACCTAGGCGCCTTGCGCGGCGCGGGTCGTGGCGCGGGCGACCGAGAGTAG
- a CDS encoding RNA methyltransferase → MKPVVAVVDAETSGNVGTIARAMKNFGFEDLYLVDPPDLSRDSEAYGFAGQAREDVLPNADIVAFDYLVENFHTVGFTSITNEDARKHTRFPFRTPDELVESLGDVETETCLVFGRERVGLVNEELERIDEVASIPASADYPSLNLGQAATVALYELQELARDDTQLPDVSTQRADEAEIEAFYEHFGEFLDDLDYPEEKKPKTLRMVRRILGRAHPTGREVNTLRGILRRAQRKSDD, encoded by the coding sequence ATGAAGCCGGTCGTCGCGGTCGTGGACGCGGAGACGTCGGGGAACGTCGGCACTATCGCGCGAGCGATGAAGAACTTCGGGTTCGAAGACCTCTACCTCGTCGACCCCCCGGACCTGAGTCGGGACAGCGAGGCGTACGGGTTCGCCGGGCAGGCCCGCGAGGACGTGCTGCCGAACGCCGACATCGTGGCGTTCGACTACCTCGTCGAGAACTTCCACACGGTGGGGTTCACGTCCATCACGAACGAGGACGCGCGAAAGCACACGCGCTTCCCGTTCCGCACGCCCGACGAACTCGTCGAGTCGCTCGGGGACGTGGAGACGGAGACGTGTCTGGTGTTCGGTCGGGAGCGCGTCGGCCTCGTGAACGAGGAACTCGAACGCATCGACGAGGTGGCGTCGATTCCCGCGAGCGCCGACTATCCCTCGCTCAACCTCGGGCAGGCGGCGACCGTCGCGCTGTACGAGCTCCAAGAGCTCGCGCGCGACGACACCCAGCTCCCCGACGTGTCGACACAGCGCGCGGACGAGGCGGAGATAGAGGCGTTCTACGAGCACTTCGGCGAGTTCTTGGACGACCTCGACTACCCCGAGGAGAAGAAGCCGAAGACGCTCCGGATGGTGCGGCGCATCCTCGGGCGCGCGCACCCGACCGGACGCGAGGTGAACACGCTCCGTGGTATCTTGCGCCGTGCGCAGAGGAAGTCAGATGACTAA
- a CDS encoding dihydropteroate synthase — protein MRTVDAAGLGIGDDHPPRIMGVLNVSAESPYSPSVYDDPAEAAAYVEDELLAEGADIIDVGLESANKKFDVLSAEQELDRLDIALETIERVEGDAVFSIETRYHEVADAALAGGFDMVNDICGFADPEMPGVCEAHDAAVAKMASPPDLERPGAVESVEDIYDALGLNGFTDKTIVDPAFGGWSAEKTLDDDRETFERLREFRALGRPLLVSINRKNFLRDLAGRSTAEALPVSLAATSMAVERGAHVIRTHDVAETRDAAVIGDAFSRERARTPTVEELDVTTVREAKRHLEQHDGATEDAAGSVSRAFSVRGLTAADRDTLTAAASAAGAVATGDETVFLAGTAASLETVADAVADGAGRLPDVAAGIRNTLT, from the coding sequence ATGCGAACTGTCGACGCCGCCGGCCTCGGAATCGGGGACGACCACCCGCCCCGCATCATGGGCGTGCTGAACGTCTCCGCGGAGTCACCGTACTCGCCGAGCGTGTACGACGACCCCGCGGAGGCCGCGGCGTACGTCGAGGACGAACTGCTCGCGGAGGGCGCGGACATCATCGACGTCGGCCTGGAGTCCGCGAACAAGAAGTTCGACGTGTTGAGCGCAGAACAGGAACTCGACCGGCTCGACATCGCCCTCGAAACCATCGAGCGTGTCGAGGGCGACGCCGTCTTCAGTATCGAGACGCGGTACCACGAGGTCGCTGACGCGGCGCTCGCGGGCGGATTCGACATGGTGAACGACATCTGCGGGTTCGCCGATCCCGAGATGCCCGGCGTGTGCGAGGCGCACGACGCCGCGGTGGCGAAGATGGCGAGTCCGCCCGACCTCGAACGCCCCGGCGCGGTCGAGTCCGTCGAGGACATCTACGACGCGCTCGGCCTGAACGGCTTCACGGATAAGACAATCGTCGACCCCGCGTTCGGCGGATGGTCCGCGGAGAAAACCCTCGACGACGACCGGGAGACGTTCGAGCGCCTGCGGGAGTTCCGCGCGCTCGGCCGCCCCCTCCTCGTCTCCATCAACCGGAAGAACTTCCTCCGCGACCTCGCCGGACGGAGCACGGCCGAAGCGCTCCCCGTCAGCCTCGCCGCCACCTCGATGGCCGTCGAGCGCGGCGCGCACGTCATTCGGACGCACGACGTGGCCGAAACGAGGGACGCCGCCGTCATCGGGGACGCGTTCAGCCGCGAGCGCGCCCGCACGCCGACCGTCGAGGAACTGGACGTGACCACCGTTCGGGAGGCAAAACGCCACCTCGAACAGCACGACGGCGCGACGGAGGACGCAGCGGGGAGCGTGTCGCGCGCGTTCAGCGTGCGCGGGCTCACCGCCGCCGATCGCGACACTCTCACCGCCGCCGCGTCCGCCGCCGGCGCGGTCGCGACCGGGGACGAAACCGTCTTCCTCGCGGGCACCGCCGCCAGTCTCGAAACCGTCGCGGACGCCGTCGCCGACGGCGCTGGACGGCTTCCCGACGTCGCCGCCGGCATCCGAAACACCCTGACGTAA
- a CDS encoding 6-hydroxymethylpterin diphosphokinase MptE-like protein, producing MDYDTWNPVYERILADFGFSREADERARARISEYARPFDMNRLDARGETVAIAGAGPSLGDELGLARTADRVFAASTATDVLADADIRVDAMVTDLDKNPDTARDRTLNGEPVVAHAHGDNIPAIAEWLPAFDADHVLCTTQAEPRDAVYDFGGFTDGDRAAFLADELGAAELVFPGWDFDDPTVDAMKARKLGWAERLLYWLETRRDEAFGVLDGRRDSLSLPSR from the coding sequence ATGGACTACGATACCTGGAACCCCGTCTACGAACGCATACTCGCGGATTTCGGCTTCAGCCGCGAGGCCGACGAACGCGCCCGCGCCCGCATCAGCGAGTACGCACGGCCGTTCGACATGAATCGCCTCGACGCGCGCGGTGAAACGGTCGCAATCGCGGGAGCCGGCCCGTCGCTCGGCGACGAGCTGGGGCTCGCCCGAACCGCTGACCGCGTGTTCGCCGCCTCGACCGCCACCGACGTCCTCGCCGACGCCGACATTCGGGTGGACGCGATGGTCACCGACCTCGACAAGAACCCCGACACAGCCCGCGACCGCACCCTGAACGGCGAACCGGTCGTCGCGCACGCCCACGGGGACAACATCCCCGCCATCGCGGAGTGGCTCCCCGCGTTCGACGCCGACCACGTGCTGTGCACGACGCAGGCCGAACCCCGCGACGCCGTGTACGACTTCGGCGGGTTCACGGACGGCGACCGCGCCGCCTTCCTCGCCGACGAACTCGGCGCGGCCGAACTCGTCTTCCCGGGCTGGGACTTCGACGACCCCACCGTGGACGCGATGAAAGCGAGGAAGCTCGGCTGGGCGGAGCGGCTGCTCTACTGGCTCGAAACCCGGCGAGACGAGGCGTTCGGCGTACTCGACGGCCGCCGAGACAGTCTCTCTCTACCGTCGCGATAG
- a CDS encoding NADPH:quinone oxidoreductase family protein, translating to MRAVRVSEFGDSSVISVEDRETPDPGPGEVRIDVEAVGVNFADVMQRRGHYQGGPTPPYTPGMEAAGVIDAVGEGVSREPGERVVAMTGENAYAEYVTANAMALFDVPESMSFAEAAGFPVQFLTAHHCLHEWGGLEPDERVLVHAAAGGVGTAAVQLASDHGAEVFGTASTESKRDLAERLGCDHTIDYTETDFVEEIDGLTDGAGVDLVLDGIGGETSAKSVEALSHFGRVVAYGAASGTPGEIDTASLLFGNKSVIGFHLGQAMARDPERVYEAVPELSGMLADGELEVVVGQTFDLEDAKEAHEALENRETQGKVVLEP from the coding sequence ATGCGAGCCGTACGCGTCAGCGAGTTCGGCGACAGTAGCGTCATCAGCGTCGAAGACCGCGAGACGCCCGACCCCGGGCCGGGCGAAGTCCGCATCGACGTGGAAGCGGTCGGCGTGAACTTCGCCGACGTGATGCAGCGCCGCGGCCACTACCAGGGCGGCCCTACACCGCCGTACACGCCCGGGATGGAGGCCGCGGGCGTCATCGACGCCGTCGGCGAGGGCGTGTCGCGCGAGCCCGGCGAGCGCGTCGTCGCGATGACGGGCGAGAACGCCTACGCGGAGTACGTCACCGCGAACGCGATGGCGCTGTTCGACGTGCCGGAGTCGATGTCGTTCGCCGAAGCCGCCGGGTTCCCCGTCCAGTTCCTCACCGCCCACCACTGCCTCCACGAGTGGGGCGGCCTCGAACCCGACGAGCGCGTGCTCGTGCACGCCGCGGCGGGCGGCGTCGGCACCGCCGCCGTCCAGCTCGCGAGCGACCACGGCGCCGAAGTGTTCGGCACCGCGAGCACCGAGTCGAAGCGCGACCTCGCCGAGCGCCTGGGCTGCGACCACACCATCGACTACACGGAGACCGACTTCGTCGAGGAAATCGACGGCCTGACCGACGGCGCGGGCGTCGACCTCGTGCTCGACGGCATCGGCGGGGAGACGAGCGCGAAGAGCGTCGAGGCGCTCAGCCACTTCGGGCGCGTCGTCGCGTACGGCGCCGCCTCCGGCACGCCCGGCGAAATCGACACCGCGAGCCTCCTCTTCGGGAACAAGTCCGTCATCGGCTTCCACCTCGGGCAGGCGATGGCGCGCGACCCCGAGCGCGTCTACGAGGCCGTCCCCGAACTCTCCGGCATGCTCGCCGACGGCGAACTCGAAGTCGTCGTCGGGCAGACGTTCGATCTGGAAGACGCCAAGGAAGCCCACGAGGCTCTCGAAAACCGCGAGACGCAGGGGAAGGTCGTCCTCGAACCCTAG